CATATTGAAATACGGAGGTTCGACTCCTCCACCGTAACAACCTTACGGTTAGCTAAGTGGTTAAAGCATTCAAACACAGAAATCCTTTTGGGATGGGGTGCGAATCCCCAAGACGAACCTGGAACGGGGAATCTTCTTGTTGGCGACGCTGCGGCACGTCAATGCCGGAACGATGCCTCGTGCAAGTGGGGATACCGTTTTGCTTTACTGGCTCCCAAGGCGAAGCCCAGACGCGCAGCGGCGTGACTGTACTTTGCCCCCGGAACCGGCAAAGCGAGACTCAACCGTTTGCCCGGCTATGCGATCCGTGGAAGATTCCCACGAGACAGGTTGCTATGAAAAGAAAGAATGAGACGGAGGAATACGTCATGAAAATAATTATCAAAGAGCAAGAACGGGGTATCTGGTTCAGAGACGGAAACTACAAGGGCGTGTTGAAACCGGGCCGTCACTTCCTGCTGCCGTTCTTCGACAATAAAGTGGAAATCCTCGACGTTACTCAAGTTTTTTACCTGCAAAATTACGATCTGGAACTGTTTCTCTCCGATGAAGAACTGTGCCGTGAACTGAGCGTCGTCGATGTAGCGGATCGCCAAATTGCCATTCATTTTATCGACGGCAAGTTCAGAGGCGTACTGGGGACAGGAAAATATGCGTTCTGGAATGTGCTGAAACAACACCGCTTTGAAATGATCGATACCAGCCAACCGAAAATTGATGCATCAATCGACCGAAGCCTGCTCGCGCGGCCACAGTTTCGCGGCTATTCGGTTCTGCATGACGTTGAACCTCATATGAAGGGGGTTCTGTTTTTCGACAACCAGCTGCAGCGCATCCTCGAACCGGGACGTCACTACTTCTGGACCGGAGCTGCCAAAGTTGAAGTGGTCAAAGTCGACATGCGGGCGCGGGAAATCGAAATTAACGGACAAGAAATCATGACCGAAGACAAAGTGCCGCTACGCTTCAACTTCGTCTGCCAATACCGGATCGCCGATGCGGAAAAAAGCGTGTTGGAAGTTAAGGATTATGAACAGCAAATTTATCTGCAACTGCAAATGGTGTTGCGCGAATATGTCGGCACGCTAAAACTCGATGAACTGTTGAAGTTAAAACAAGAAATTGCAGATTACGTCCTGCATAAAATGAAAGGCAAAGAAGACGACTATGGTGCGAAGTTCCTTTTCGCAGGCGTGAAAGACATCATTTTGCCGGGGGAAATCAAGGC
This genomic stretch from Azotosporobacter soli harbors:
- a CDS encoding SPFH domain-containing protein; its protein translation is MKIIIKEQERGIWFRDGNYKGVLKPGRHFLLPFFDNKVEILDVTQVFYLQNYDLELFLSDEELCRELSVVDVADRQIAIHFIDGKFRGVLGTGKYAFWNVLKQHRFEMIDTSQPKIDASIDRSLLARPQFRGYSVLHDVEPHMKGVLFFDNQLQRILEPGRHYFWTGAAKVEVVKVDMRAREIEINGQEIMTEDKVPLRFNFVCQYRIADAEKSVLEVKDYEQQIYLQLQMVLREYVGTLKLDELLKLKQEIADYVLHKMKGKEDDYGAKFLFAGVKDIILPGEIKAILNTVLVAEKKALANVITRREETASTRSLLNTAKLMDENQTLYRLKELEFLEKICDKVGNISLQGGGLLEQLNALVAAKQCG